TATTCGGTACTGGAATTCCAGCATTTTTCATTCTCATTAGACTAGCAAACTTATCTCTAGCTAAAAGCATAGCATCTGGCTTATTCATCAAAACTACTCCACTTCTATCAAGCTCTCTTAAAACGTCAAATCGTTTTATAAATTGTTCAGTAGTTGATATAAATCCTAAATTCCTTATTAACCCTCCATCAATATCTACCTTCTTTCCACTATAAGTAAATTCTATACCTTTTTCAGTGATTACTGCATTTAACTTCGATATTCTAATGTAATACGCACTGTGATTTCTACTTTTTATTTCTAGTAAAAGTTGTTTAGAAGCTTCCGTTACTTTTTCAGACTCATGAATAACTGCAAGCTTAATTATACTTCACCAAAAAGTCCTCGAATTCAAATTTCTTAAATCTTATCTATGCCAGCTTCCTTAAGAAGTCCGTTAGATAAGAACTCTGGAAGACCCCTTATTTCGTCAATATATTCGGGCAAGAAGGGAATTTTATTTACAATTTCCTCATATTTATTCTTATATTCTGAATATAAGGACTTTACAAACTCCTCAAGTTTACCAGCTTTATAATATTCATATAATTGCTTCGCACTTCCGTTAATCTCGTCCATTTTTTTCGTCTTATAATCCACATAATCATCTATTACTTGGTATATAATACCTAAATACTTCCCTACTTCTAACATCTCGTTCTTATAAGTACTATGTTTAGATGCAAATGCAGACAATACTGTAGATAATTTAAATAAACTACCAGTCTTTAATTCTATAGTCTCAACATAATTACTGTTATTATACATATCCTTTAACGCACCAACTGCGGTATCTTTCCATAGTTCAATACTAGTAGTAAGCGCTTCGTCTCCGTAAGAAGTATGAATAATCCTCAAAGCGGTAGGAATTAGATAATTGGTTATAAATACAACTTTTCTGTTACCGTAAACAACCCATGCAGCCTTATTTCCCCTCCTCGTTATATCTAAGTCTACTATATCGTCTAATGCCAATGAAGCTGAATGAAGTATTTCAATTGCCAATGCTGCAGCATAGGAATCCTTGATCTCTCCCCCCAAAGCAACGGTAAAAAACATGCTTAAAGTTCCTCTGAATCTCTTTCCGTCCTTGAGGATATAACTACTTAAATCTACTAGTTCCCAATCCTTGTTTTCTGCAAGAAATTGTTCTATTAGACTATCAATAGTTACCTTAGCCTCTAACCAGAAGTCTATAATACTCAACGCATTAGACCTCCTTTATCCCTTTTAAATAAAACAGAATCATACTTAAATATATGGGTGCCATTAATGGGTCAACATCTATTAATATCTCCTTAACTCTCTTTCCACTTGATCTTAAAGAAAAGGCAATCTTTCTTATAGTATGCATATCAGCACCAGTGTAAACTAATTGCACATCACTTAATATATTCATATCAAAGTAGTCCAGAACGTTTAGCCCAAGACCTTGAATA
The genomic region above belongs to Saccharolobus caldissimus and contains:
- the gdS-2 gene encoding hexaprenyl pyrophosphate synthase, with protein sequence MSIIDFWLEAKVTIDSLIEQFLAENKDWELVDLSSYILKDGKRFRGTLSMFFTVALGGEIKDSYAAALAIEILHSASLALDDIVDLDITRRGNKAAWVVYGNRKVVFITNYLIPTALRIIHTSYGDEALTTSIELWKDTAVGALKDMYNNSNYVETIELKTGSLFKLSTVLSAFASKHSTYKNEMLEVGKYLGIIYQVIDDYVDYKTKKMDEINGSAKQLYEYYKAGKLEEFVKSLYSEYKNKYEEIVNKIPFLPEYIDEIRGLPEFLSNGLLKEAGIDKI